From Anopheles coluzzii chromosome 3, AcolN3, whole genome shotgun sequence, the proteins below share one genomic window:
- the LOC120955777 gene encoding transcription factor SPT20 homolog isoform X5 has protein sequence MRRRSRMKVLKILQSFSQGTFIAFLLLFFGVNCMGEPGYLDFDNLPETNFTCAGKVIGGYYADLEASCQMFHVCTIGQGDEPMDIKFLCLNGTVFDQETRVCERVDEVDCSKSEKFYYLNLELYGNTIIPSPDDGSSEEESEGSDSSSTTSTTTTTTTTTTTTTPKPPATTTPSRRFVFNNGNSKGFTQPISSSTIATPTHAFSSTSGKPPSDEEDYEYEDEEYPDDSKSADQDSVVVPALEEGGSFSPQQFTLQQQQQGNQPKTEPPTKAGGVKPAVSFQQQHFQNGGTLAVTNSHVTVTTHTTSNGGGVSGGPPSSNGDNGGATPPAGSGTKPKAQPSQPPLTHKQKQQLEHQRRQQQEQLLQQQAITKQHEELQKRQQEAAVKQQQKALQQQQKQVQQHEAEIKNHQALLLLHTQKINRQQQKQQNVPSSAAPPATQRLPFATGVGASGFGSNQPQQQQQQQQQTQAPKRIPLLASSSPLALPSPASPLTPFRLRAQGFKLPQSVAPQMSPQQRQDILRQQQQQQQQQHHQHHHQQQQQEERFEGYRRQPPPQYPVRFQVPLHLPFEQQLRNQKDISLQFDPDVEDLTQIPQHKELKRSDPPFHQHHGKGTPTASKEQTPIATGERKADSGHQSQAEQEQQQDPVVEYEYDEDYSSEADESEQGNPTLDSVKSNTNSEFVIAKNASPGKTGEDRYQKEHGTAVSRSDSERTNTNPSANSSSSNRVTSNKSSSSSSNSGSSVSSNDRSSKKLPSGGGGGTVTTSNTSRFIINNEHHKSSSSSPPRVQPSARVGVSPVTPGHPKVIVTTSTSIRDNHGRTINYSITSNGGSISSTAASTPSQPGTTVRPKPGTVKGYDEYKESDVLSDPFYLDVPRHRTRTRRSLRNVGSTGSRRKRYILLVPRFM, from the exons ATGCGGCGACGATCCAGAATGAAGGTTCTAAAGATACTGCAGTCCTTTTCGCAAG GGACGTTCATTgcgtttttgctgcttttcttCGGCGTGAACTGTATGGGTGAACCGGGG TACCTTGACTTTGATAATCTTCCGGAGACTAATTTTACCTGCGCCGGCAAAGTGATCGGAGGATACTATGCCGATCTGGAAGCGTCCTGCCAGATGTTTCACGTGTGCACCATCGGGCAGGGGGACGAGCCGATGGACATCAAGTTCCTGTGCCTGAACGGGACGGTGTTCGACCAGGAGACGCGCGTTTGCGAGCGCGTCGACGAGGTCGATTGCTCCAAGTCGGAGAAGTTTTACTATCTCAATCTGGAGCTGTACGGTAACACCATCATACCTTCACCAGATG ATGGCAGCTCGGAGGAAGAGAGCGAAGGAAGCGATTCCTCATCTACCACCAGCACGACGACTACAACTACTACCACGACGACCACCACTACGCCCAAGCCGCCAGCGACGACCACCCCATCCAGACGGTTCGTTTTCAACAACGGCAACAGCAAGGGCTTCACACAGCCCATCTCATCCTCCACGATCGCGACACCGACGCACGCGTTCTCGAGCACCTCCGGCAAACCCCCGTCGGACGAGGAGGACTACGAGTATGAGGACGAGGAGTACCCGGACGACAGCAAGTCCGCCGATCAGGATTCGGTCGTCGTGCCCGCCCTGGAGGAAGGCGGCAGCTTCTCGCCGCAACAGTTCAcgctgcagcaacagcagcagggcaATCAACCAAAAACGGAACCGCCAACCAAAGCCGGTGGCGTCAAGCCGGCCGTatccttccagcagcagcacttccAGAACGGGGGCACGCTGGCCGTTACAAACTCGCACGTTACGGTCACCACCCACACCACGAGCAATGGTGGAGGTGTCAGCGGCGGTCCACCTTCTAGTAACGGTGATAATGGTGGAGCTACACCGCCCGCCGGCAGTGGCACGAAGCCCAAAGCCCAACCGTCGCAACCTCCGCTGACACACAAACAGAAGCAACAGCTGGAGCATCAGCGgcgccagcagcaggagcagctaCTCCAACAGCAAGCCATCACCAAGCAGCACGAGGAGCTGCAGAAACGCCAACAGGAGGCGGCcgtcaagcagcagcagaaagcactgcagcagcagcagaagcaggtcCAGCAGCACGAAGCCGAGATCAAGAACCATCAGGCACTGTTACTACTGCACACGCAGAAGATTAACcgacagcagcagaagcaacagAATGTACCCTCGTCCGCAGCACCACCCGCCACGCAGCGTTTACCGTTCGCGACCGGGGTTGGTGCGAGCGGATTTGGATCGAatcagccacagcagcagcagcagcagcagcaacaaacacaagcaccaaAGAGAATACCGCTGCTTGCCTCATCGTCACCGCTAGCGCTGCCTTCGCCTGCCTCCCCGCTGACACCGTTCCGCTTGAGGGCTCAGGGTTTCAAGCTACCACAGTCGGTGGCTCCTCAAATGTCACCCCAGCAGCGGCAGGATATACTacgccagcaacagcaacagcagcagcagcaacaccatcaacatcatcaccagcagcagcagcaggaggaacGCTTCGAAGGATACCGAAGACAACCACCGCCTCAG TATCCGGTTCGTTTTCAGGTACCGCTGCATCTACCcttcgagcagcagctgcgcAATCAGAAGGACATCTCGCTACAGTTCGACCCGGACGTAGAGGATCTGACGCAGATCCCCCAGCACAAGGAGCTGAAGCGTTCGGATCCACCCTTCCACCAGCATCACGGCAAGGGGACGCCGACGGCCAGCAAGGAGCAAACGCCGATCGCTACCGGTGAGCGTAAGGCGGACAGTGGACACCAATCGCAAGCTGAGCAGGAGCAACAGCAGGACCCGGTGGTAGAGTACGAGTATGACGAGGATTACAGTTCCGAGGCGGATGAGTCGGAGCAGGGCAATCCTACCCTAGATAGCGTTAAGTCAAACACCAATAGTGAATTTGTTATCGCCAAGAATGCATCGCCCGGCAAGACGGGTGAGGATCGCTACCAGAAGGAGCACGGCACGGCCGTGTCGAGAAGTGATAGCGAGCGAACTAATACTAATCCTAGCGCAAATAGTTCTAGCAGTAATAGAGTGACTAGTAATAagagtagtagcagcagcagtaataGTGGTAGTAGCGTTAGTAGTAACGATCGTAGCTCTAAGAAACTCCCGAgcggaggaggtggtggtacCGTCACCACCAGCAACACTAGTAGGTTTATCATCAACAATGAGCACcacaagagcagcagcagttcgccACCGCGCGTCCAGCCGTCGGCCCGGGTCGGTGTTTCGCCGGTAACGCCCGGCCATCCGAAGGTGATCGTCACCACCAGTACCTCCATCCGGGACAATCACGGCCGTACGATCAACTACTCGATCACGAGCAATGGTGGTTCCATCTCGAGCACTGCCGCCAGCACGCCATCGCAGCCCGGCACAACAGTGCGTCCGAAGCCGGGCACGGTCAAGGGGTACGACGAGTACAAGGAGAGTGACGTACTAAGCGATCCGTTCTATCTGGACGTGCCGCGCCATCGTACCCGTACTAGGCGATCGTTAAGGAACGTGGGATCAACGGGTTCGCGCCGGAAGCGCTACATACTGCTCGTTCCTCGTTTCATGTAG
- the LOC120955777 gene encoding transcription factor SPT20 homolog isoform X4, protein MRPLKMRRRSRMKVLKILQSFSQGTFIAFLLLFFGVNCMGEPGYLDFDNLPETNFTCAGKVIGGYYADLEASCQMFHVCTIGQGDEPMDIKFLCLNGTVFDQETRVCERVDEVDCSKSEKFYYLNLELYGNTIIPSPDDGSSEEESEGSDSSSTTSTTTTTTTTTTTTTPKPPATTTPSRRFVFNNGNSKGFTQPISSSTIATPTHAFSSTSGKPPSDEEDYEYEDEEYPDDSKSADQDSVVVPALEEGGSFSPQQFTLQQQQQGNQPKTEPPTKAGGVKPAVSFQQQHFQNGGTLAVTNSHVTVTTHTTSNGGGVSGGPPSSNGDNGGATPPAGSGTKPKAQPSQPPLTHKQKQQLEHQRRQQQEQLLQQQAITKQHEELQKRQQEAAVKQQQKALQQQQKQVQQHEAEIKNHQALLLLHTQKINRQQQKQQNVPSSAAPPATQRLPFATGVGASGFGSNQPQQQQQQQQQTQAPKRIPLLASSSPLALPSPASPLTPFRLRAQGFKLPQSVAPQMSPQQRQDILRQQQQQQQQQHHQHHHQQQQQEERFEGYRRQPPPQYPVRFQVPLHLPFEQQLRNQKDISLQFDPDVEDLTQIPQHKELKRSDPPFHQHHGKGTPTASKEQTPIATGERKADSGHQSQAEQEQQQDPVVEYEYDEDYSSEADESEQGNPTLDSVKSNTNSEFVIAKNASPGKTGEDRYQKEHGTAVSRSDSERTNTNPSANSSSSNRVTSNKSSSSSSNSGSSVSSNDRSSKKLPSGGGGGTVTTSNTSRFIINNEHHKSSSSSPPRVQPSARVGVSPVTPGHPKVIVTTSTSIRDNHGRTINYSITSNGGSISSTAASTPSQPGTTVRPKPGTVKGYDEYKESDVLSDPFYLDVPRHRTRTRRSLRNVGSTGSRRKRYILLVPRFM, encoded by the exons ATGCGGCGACGATCCAGAATGAAGGTTCTAAAGATACTGCAGTCCTTTTCGCAAG GGACGTTCATTgcgtttttgctgcttttcttCGGCGTGAACTGTATGGGTGAACCGGGG TACCTTGACTTTGATAATCTTCCGGAGACTAATTTTACCTGCGCCGGCAAAGTGATCGGAGGATACTATGCCGATCTGGAAGCGTCCTGCCAGATGTTTCACGTGTGCACCATCGGGCAGGGGGACGAGCCGATGGACATCAAGTTCCTGTGCCTGAACGGGACGGTGTTCGACCAGGAGACGCGCGTTTGCGAGCGCGTCGACGAGGTCGATTGCTCCAAGTCGGAGAAGTTTTACTATCTCAATCTGGAGCTGTACGGTAACACCATCATACCTTCACCAGATG ATGGCAGCTCGGAGGAAGAGAGCGAAGGAAGCGATTCCTCATCTACCACCAGCACGACGACTACAACTACTACCACGACGACCACCACTACGCCCAAGCCGCCAGCGACGACCACCCCATCCAGACGGTTCGTTTTCAACAACGGCAACAGCAAGGGCTTCACACAGCCCATCTCATCCTCCACGATCGCGACACCGACGCACGCGTTCTCGAGCACCTCCGGCAAACCCCCGTCGGACGAGGAGGACTACGAGTATGAGGACGAGGAGTACCCGGACGACAGCAAGTCCGCCGATCAGGATTCGGTCGTCGTGCCCGCCCTGGAGGAAGGCGGCAGCTTCTCGCCGCAACAGTTCAcgctgcagcaacagcagcagggcaATCAACCAAAAACGGAACCGCCAACCAAAGCCGGTGGCGTCAAGCCGGCCGTatccttccagcagcagcacttccAGAACGGGGGCACGCTGGCCGTTACAAACTCGCACGTTACGGTCACCACCCACACCACGAGCAATGGTGGAGGTGTCAGCGGCGGTCCACCTTCTAGTAACGGTGATAATGGTGGAGCTACACCGCCCGCCGGCAGTGGCACGAAGCCCAAAGCCCAACCGTCGCAACCTCCGCTGACACACAAACAGAAGCAACAGCTGGAGCATCAGCGgcgccagcagcaggagcagctaCTCCAACAGCAAGCCATCACCAAGCAGCACGAGGAGCTGCAGAAACGCCAACAGGAGGCGGCcgtcaagcagcagcagaaagcactgcagcagcagcagaagcaggtcCAGCAGCACGAAGCCGAGATCAAGAACCATCAGGCACTGTTACTACTGCACACGCAGAAGATTAACcgacagcagcagaagcaacagAATGTACCCTCGTCCGCAGCACCACCCGCCACGCAGCGTTTACCGTTCGCGACCGGGGTTGGTGCGAGCGGATTTGGATCGAatcagccacagcagcagcagcagcagcagcaacaaacacaagcaccaaAGAGAATACCGCTGCTTGCCTCATCGTCACCGCTAGCGCTGCCTTCGCCTGCCTCCCCGCTGACACCGTTCCGCTTGAGGGCTCAGGGTTTCAAGCTACCACAGTCGGTGGCTCCTCAAATGTCACCCCAGCAGCGGCAGGATATACTacgccagcaacagcaacagcagcagcagcaacaccatcaacatcatcaccagcagcagcagcaggaggaacGCTTCGAAGGATACCGAAGACAACCACCGCCTCAG TATCCGGTTCGTTTTCAGGTACCGCTGCATCTACCcttcgagcagcagctgcgcAATCAGAAGGACATCTCGCTACAGTTCGACCCGGACGTAGAGGATCTGACGCAGATCCCCCAGCACAAGGAGCTGAAGCGTTCGGATCCACCCTTCCACCAGCATCACGGCAAGGGGACGCCGACGGCCAGCAAGGAGCAAACGCCGATCGCTACCGGTGAGCGTAAGGCGGACAGTGGACACCAATCGCAAGCTGAGCAGGAGCAACAGCAGGACCCGGTGGTAGAGTACGAGTATGACGAGGATTACAGTTCCGAGGCGGATGAGTCGGAGCAGGGCAATCCTACCCTAGATAGCGTTAAGTCAAACACCAATAGTGAATTTGTTATCGCCAAGAATGCATCGCCCGGCAAGACGGGTGAGGATCGCTACCAGAAGGAGCACGGCACGGCCGTGTCGAGAAGTGATAGCGAGCGAACTAATACTAATCCTAGCGCAAATAGTTCTAGCAGTAATAGAGTGACTAGTAATAagagtagtagcagcagcagtaataGTGGTAGTAGCGTTAGTAGTAACGATCGTAGCTCTAAGAAACTCCCGAgcggaggaggtggtggtacCGTCACCACCAGCAACACTAGTAGGTTTATCATCAACAATGAGCACcacaagagcagcagcagttcgccACCGCGCGTCCAGCCGTCGGCCCGGGTCGGTGTTTCGCCGGTAACGCCCGGCCATCCGAAGGTGATCGTCACCACCAGTACCTCCATCCGGGACAATCACGGCCGTACGATCAACTACTCGATCACGAGCAATGGTGGTTCCATCTCGAGCACTGCCGCCAGCACGCCATCGCAGCCCGGCACAACAGTGCGTCCGAAGCCGGGCACGGTCAAGGGGTACGACGAGTACAAGGAGAGTGACGTACTAAGCGATCCGTTCTATCTGGACGTGCCGCGCCATCGTACCCGTACTAGGCGATCGTTAAGGAACGTGGGATCAACGGGTTCGCGCCGGAAGCGCTACATACTGCTCGTTCCTCGTTTCATGTAG
- the LOC120955777 gene encoding transcription factor mef2A-like isoform X2 produces MRSLNYAAISRTLETEARYLRRRDLGRYENQDIKRMRRRSRMKVLKILQSFSQGTFIAFLLLFFGVNCMGEPGYLDFDNLPETNFTCAGKVIGGYYADLEASCQMFHVCTIGQGDEPMDIKFLCLNGTVFDQETRVCERVDEVDCSKSEKFYYLNLELYGNTIIPSPDDGSSEEESEGSDSSSTTSTTTTTTTTTTTTTPKPPATTTPSRRFVFNNGNSKGFTQPISSSTIATPTHAFSSTSGKPPSDEEDYEYEDEEYPDDSKSADQDSVVVPALEEGGSFSPQQFTLQQQQQGNQPKTEPPTKAGGVKPAVSFQQQHFQNGGTLAVTNSHVTVTTHTTSNGGGVSGGPPSSNGDNGGATPPAGSGTKPKAQPSQPPLTHKQKQQLEHQRRQQQEQLLQQQAITKQHEELQKRQQEAAVKQQQKALQQQQKQVQQHEAEIKNHQALLLLHTQKINRQQQKQQNVPSSAAPPATQRLPFATGVGASGFGSNQPQQQQQQQQQTQAPKRIPLLASSSPLALPSPASPLTPFRLRAQGFKLPQSVAPQMSPQQRQDILRQQQQQQQQQHHQHHHQQQQQEERFEGYRRQPPPQVPLHLPFEQQLRNQKDISLQFDPDVEDLTQIPQHKELKRSDPPFHQHHGKGTPTASKEQTPIATGERKADSGHQSQAEQEQQQDPVVEYEYDEDYSSEADESEQGNPTLDSVKSNTNSEFVIAKNASPGKTGEDRYQKEHGTAVSRSDSERTNTNPSANSSSSNRVTSNKSSSSSSNSGSSVSSNDRSSKKLPSGGGGGTVTTSNTSRFIINNEHHKSSSSSPPRVQPSARVGVSPVTPGHPKVIVTTSTSIRDNHGRTINYSITSNGGSISSTAASTPSQPGTTVRPKPGTVKGYDEYKESDVLSDPFYLDVPRHRTRTRRSLRNVGSTGSRRKRYILLVPRFM; encoded by the exons ATGAGGAGCCTGAATTATGCTGCAATTAGTCGAACCCTCGAAACGGAAGCAAGATATCTCCGTCGGCGTGATTTGGGACGATATGAAAATCAAGACATAAAACGT ATGCGGCGACGATCCAGAATGAAGGTTCTAAAGATACTGCAGTCCTTTTCGCAAG GGACGTTCATTgcgtttttgctgcttttcttCGGCGTGAACTGTATGGGTGAACCGGGG TACCTTGACTTTGATAATCTTCCGGAGACTAATTTTACCTGCGCCGGCAAAGTGATCGGAGGATACTATGCCGATCTGGAAGCGTCCTGCCAGATGTTTCACGTGTGCACCATCGGGCAGGGGGACGAGCCGATGGACATCAAGTTCCTGTGCCTGAACGGGACGGTGTTCGACCAGGAGACGCGCGTTTGCGAGCGCGTCGACGAGGTCGATTGCTCCAAGTCGGAGAAGTTTTACTATCTCAATCTGGAGCTGTACGGTAACACCATCATACCTTCACCAGATG ATGGCAGCTCGGAGGAAGAGAGCGAAGGAAGCGATTCCTCATCTACCACCAGCACGACGACTACAACTACTACCACGACGACCACCACTACGCCCAAGCCGCCAGCGACGACCACCCCATCCAGACGGTTCGTTTTCAACAACGGCAACAGCAAGGGCTTCACACAGCCCATCTCATCCTCCACGATCGCGACACCGACGCACGCGTTCTCGAGCACCTCCGGCAAACCCCCGTCGGACGAGGAGGACTACGAGTATGAGGACGAGGAGTACCCGGACGACAGCAAGTCCGCCGATCAGGATTCGGTCGTCGTGCCCGCCCTGGAGGAAGGCGGCAGCTTCTCGCCGCAACAGTTCAcgctgcagcaacagcagcagggcaATCAACCAAAAACGGAACCGCCAACCAAAGCCGGTGGCGTCAAGCCGGCCGTatccttccagcagcagcacttccAGAACGGGGGCACGCTGGCCGTTACAAACTCGCACGTTACGGTCACCACCCACACCACGAGCAATGGTGGAGGTGTCAGCGGCGGTCCACCTTCTAGTAACGGTGATAATGGTGGAGCTACACCGCCCGCCGGCAGTGGCACGAAGCCCAAAGCCCAACCGTCGCAACCTCCGCTGACACACAAACAGAAGCAACAGCTGGAGCATCAGCGgcgccagcagcaggagcagctaCTCCAACAGCAAGCCATCACCAAGCAGCACGAGGAGCTGCAGAAACGCCAACAGGAGGCGGCcgtcaagcagcagcagaaagcactgcagcagcagcagaagcaggtcCAGCAGCACGAAGCCGAGATCAAGAACCATCAGGCACTGTTACTACTGCACACGCAGAAGATTAACcgacagcagcagaagcaacagAATGTACCCTCGTCCGCAGCACCACCCGCCACGCAGCGTTTACCGTTCGCGACCGGGGTTGGTGCGAGCGGATTTGGATCGAatcagccacagcagcagcagcagcagcagcaacaaacacaagcaccaaAGAGAATACCGCTGCTTGCCTCATCGTCACCGCTAGCGCTGCCTTCGCCTGCCTCCCCGCTGACACCGTTCCGCTTGAGGGCTCAGGGTTTCAAGCTACCACAGTCGGTGGCTCCTCAAATGTCACCCCAGCAGCGGCAGGATATACTacgccagcaacagcaacagcagcagcagcaacaccatcaacatcatcaccagcagcagcagcaggaggaacGCTTCGAAGGATACCGAAGACAACCACCGCCTCAG GTACCGCTGCATCTACCcttcgagcagcagctgcgcAATCAGAAGGACATCTCGCTACAGTTCGACCCGGACGTAGAGGATCTGACGCAGATCCCCCAGCACAAGGAGCTGAAGCGTTCGGATCCACCCTTCCACCAGCATCACGGCAAGGGGACGCCGACGGCCAGCAAGGAGCAAACGCCGATCGCTACCGGTGAGCGTAAGGCGGACAGTGGACACCAATCGCAAGCTGAGCAGGAGCAACAGCAGGACCCGGTGGTAGAGTACGAGTATGACGAGGATTACAGTTCCGAGGCGGATGAGTCGGAGCAGGGCAATCCTACCCTAGATAGCGTTAAGTCAAACACCAATAGTGAATTTGTTATCGCCAAGAATGCATCGCCCGGCAAGACGGGTGAGGATCGCTACCAGAAGGAGCACGGCACGGCCGTGTCGAGAAGTGATAGCGAGCGAACTAATACTAATCCTAGCGCAAATAGTTCTAGCAGTAATAGAGTGACTAGTAATAagagtagtagcagcagcagtaataGTGGTAGTAGCGTTAGTAGTAACGATCGTAGCTCTAAGAAACTCCCGAgcggaggaggtggtggtacCGTCACCACCAGCAACACTAGTAGGTTTATCATCAACAATGAGCACcacaagagcagcagcagttcgccACCGCGCGTCCAGCCGTCGGCCCGGGTCGGTGTTTCGCCGGTAACGCCCGGCCATCCGAAGGTGATCGTCACCACCAGTACCTCCATCCGGGACAATCACGGCCGTACGATCAACTACTCGATCACGAGCAATGGTGGTTCCATCTCGAGCACTGCCGCCAGCACGCCATCGCAGCCCGGCACAACAGTGCGTCCGAAGCCGGGCACGGTCAAGGGGTACGACGAGTACAAGGAGAGTGACGTACTAAGCGATCCGTTCTATCTGGACGTGCCGCGCCATCGTACCCGTACTAGGCGATCGTTAAGGAACGTGGGATCAACGGGTTCGCGCCGGAAGCGCTACATACTGCTCGTTCCTCGTTTCATGTAG
- the LOC120955777 gene encoding transcription factor SPT20 homolog isoform X1 encodes MRSLNYAAISRTLETEARYLRRRDLGRYENQDIKRMRRRSRMKVLKILQSFSQGTFIAFLLLFFGVNCMGEPGYLDFDNLPETNFTCAGKVIGGYYADLEASCQMFHVCTIGQGDEPMDIKFLCLNGTVFDQETRVCERVDEVDCSKSEKFYYLNLELYGNTIIPSPDDGSSEEESEGSDSSSTTSTTTTTTTTTTTTTPKPPATTTPSRRFVFNNGNSKGFTQPISSSTIATPTHAFSSTSGKPPSDEEDYEYEDEEYPDDSKSADQDSVVVPALEEGGSFSPQQFTLQQQQQGNQPKTEPPTKAGGVKPAVSFQQQHFQNGGTLAVTNSHVTVTTHTTSNGGGVSGGPPSSNGDNGGATPPAGSGTKPKAQPSQPPLTHKQKQQLEHQRRQQQEQLLQQQAITKQHEELQKRQQEAAVKQQQKALQQQQKQVQQHEAEIKNHQALLLLHTQKINRQQQKQQNVPSSAAPPATQRLPFATGVGASGFGSNQPQQQQQQQQQTQAPKRIPLLASSSPLALPSPASPLTPFRLRAQGFKLPQSVAPQMSPQQRQDILRQQQQQQQQQHHQHHHQQQQQEERFEGYRRQPPPQYPVRFQVPLHLPFEQQLRNQKDISLQFDPDVEDLTQIPQHKELKRSDPPFHQHHGKGTPTASKEQTPIATGERKADSGHQSQAEQEQQQDPVVEYEYDEDYSSEADESEQGNPTLDSVKSNTNSEFVIAKNASPGKTGEDRYQKEHGTAVSRSDSERTNTNPSANSSSSNRVTSNKSSSSSSNSGSSVSSNDRSSKKLPSGGGGGTVTTSNTSRFIINNEHHKSSSSSPPRVQPSARVGVSPVTPGHPKVIVTTSTSIRDNHGRTINYSITSNGGSISSTAASTPSQPGTTVRPKPGTVKGYDEYKESDVLSDPFYLDVPRHRTRTRRSLRNVGSTGSRRKRYILLVPRFM; translated from the exons ATGAGGAGCCTGAATTATGCTGCAATTAGTCGAACCCTCGAAACGGAAGCAAGATATCTCCGTCGGCGTGATTTGGGACGATATGAAAATCAAGACATAAAACGT ATGCGGCGACGATCCAGAATGAAGGTTCTAAAGATACTGCAGTCCTTTTCGCAAG GGACGTTCATTgcgtttttgctgcttttcttCGGCGTGAACTGTATGGGTGAACCGGGG TACCTTGACTTTGATAATCTTCCGGAGACTAATTTTACCTGCGCCGGCAAAGTGATCGGAGGATACTATGCCGATCTGGAAGCGTCCTGCCAGATGTTTCACGTGTGCACCATCGGGCAGGGGGACGAGCCGATGGACATCAAGTTCCTGTGCCTGAACGGGACGGTGTTCGACCAGGAGACGCGCGTTTGCGAGCGCGTCGACGAGGTCGATTGCTCCAAGTCGGAGAAGTTTTACTATCTCAATCTGGAGCTGTACGGTAACACCATCATACCTTCACCAGATG ATGGCAGCTCGGAGGAAGAGAGCGAAGGAAGCGATTCCTCATCTACCACCAGCACGACGACTACAACTACTACCACGACGACCACCACTACGCCCAAGCCGCCAGCGACGACCACCCCATCCAGACGGTTCGTTTTCAACAACGGCAACAGCAAGGGCTTCACACAGCCCATCTCATCCTCCACGATCGCGACACCGACGCACGCGTTCTCGAGCACCTCCGGCAAACCCCCGTCGGACGAGGAGGACTACGAGTATGAGGACGAGGAGTACCCGGACGACAGCAAGTCCGCCGATCAGGATTCGGTCGTCGTGCCCGCCCTGGAGGAAGGCGGCAGCTTCTCGCCGCAACAGTTCAcgctgcagcaacagcagcagggcaATCAACCAAAAACGGAACCGCCAACCAAAGCCGGTGGCGTCAAGCCGGCCGTatccttccagcagcagcacttccAGAACGGGGGCACGCTGGCCGTTACAAACTCGCACGTTACGGTCACCACCCACACCACGAGCAATGGTGGAGGTGTCAGCGGCGGTCCACCTTCTAGTAACGGTGATAATGGTGGAGCTACACCGCCCGCCGGCAGTGGCACGAAGCCCAAAGCCCAACCGTCGCAACCTCCGCTGACACACAAACAGAAGCAACAGCTGGAGCATCAGCGgcgccagcagcaggagcagctaCTCCAACAGCAAGCCATCACCAAGCAGCACGAGGAGCTGCAGAAACGCCAACAGGAGGCGGCcgtcaagcagcagcagaaagcactgcagcagcagcagaagcaggtcCAGCAGCACGAAGCCGAGATCAAGAACCATCAGGCACTGTTACTACTGCACACGCAGAAGATTAACcgacagcagcagaagcaacagAATGTACCCTCGTCCGCAGCACCACCCGCCACGCAGCGTTTACCGTTCGCGACCGGGGTTGGTGCGAGCGGATTTGGATCGAatcagccacagcagcagcagcagcagcagcaacaaacacaagcaccaaAGAGAATACCGCTGCTTGCCTCATCGTCACCGCTAGCGCTGCCTTCGCCTGCCTCCCCGCTGACACCGTTCCGCTTGAGGGCTCAGGGTTTCAAGCTACCACAGTCGGTGGCTCCTCAAATGTCACCCCAGCAGCGGCAGGATATACTacgccagcaacagcaacagcagcagcagcaacaccatcaacatcatcaccagcagcagcagcaggaggaacGCTTCGAAGGATACCGAAGACAACCACCGCCTCAG TATCCGGTTCGTTTTCAGGTACCGCTGCATCTACCcttcgagcagcagctgcgcAATCAGAAGGACATCTCGCTACAGTTCGACCCGGACGTAGAGGATCTGACGCAGATCCCCCAGCACAAGGAGCTGAAGCGTTCGGATCCACCCTTCCACCAGCATCACGGCAAGGGGACGCCGACGGCCAGCAAGGAGCAAACGCCGATCGCTACCGGTGAGCGTAAGGCGGACAGTGGACACCAATCGCAAGCTGAGCAGGAGCAACAGCAGGACCCGGTGGTAGAGTACGAGTATGACGAGGATTACAGTTCCGAGGCGGATGAGTCGGAGCAGGGCAATCCTACCCTAGATAGCGTTAAGTCAAACACCAATAGTGAATTTGTTATCGCCAAGAATGCATCGCCCGGCAAGACGGGTGAGGATCGCTACCAGAAGGAGCACGGCACGGCCGTGTCGAGAAGTGATAGCGAGCGAACTAATACTAATCCTAGCGCAAATAGTTCTAGCAGTAATAGAGTGACTAGTAATAagagtagtagcagcagcagtaataGTGGTAGTAGCGTTAGTAGTAACGATCGTAGCTCTAAGAAACTCCCGAgcggaggaggtggtggtacCGTCACCACCAGCAACACTAGTAGGTTTATCATCAACAATGAGCACcacaagagcagcagcagttcgccACCGCGCGTCCAGCCGTCGGCCCGGGTCGGTGTTTCGCCGGTAACGCCCGGCCATCCGAAGGTGATCGTCACCACCAGTACCTCCATCCGGGACAATCACGGCCGTACGATCAACTACTCGATCACGAGCAATGGTGGTTCCATCTCGAGCACTGCCGCCAGCACGCCATCGCAGCCCGGCACAACAGTGCGTCCGAAGCCGGGCACGGTCAAGGGGTACGACGAGTACAAGGAGAGTGACGTACTAAGCGATCCGTTCTATCTGGACGTGCCGCGCCATCGTACCCGTACTAGGCGATCGTTAAGGAACGTGGGATCAACGGGTTCGCGCCGGAAGCGCTACATACTGCTCGTTCCTCGTTTCATGTAG